One Beggiatoa leptomitoformis DNA segment encodes these proteins:
- a CDS encoding TerB family tellurite resistance protein → MGLFDMFKGDSGAAMTPHLAFATSLLYMISADGEIDNEEVGQLLAVLGGEESGGTIGVGANSRQLLDSAQRYTRSHSVDQFLTEATPLLSDAQKMCILTNLIDSSLSDGQAEPQEQAMFGKFLQAFGISEARFTPFFEVIALKNDRSVFTNQSNPKNDPSYQVTLSKG, encoded by the coding sequence ATGGGTTTATTTGATATGTTTAAAGGGGATTCAGGCGCGGCAATGACACCACACTTAGCCTTTGCAACCTCCTTGCTTTACATGATTAGTGCTGATGGAGAAATTGATAACGAAGAAGTCGGACAACTGCTGGCAGTATTAGGCGGGGAAGAAAGTGGCGGAACGATTGGTGTCGGGGCAAATAGTCGGCAATTGTTAGACAGTGCGCAACGCTATACGAGAAGCCATTCTGTTGACCAATTTTTAACAGAAGCCACGCCCTTACTCAGTGACGCGCAAAAAATGTGTATTCTTACTAATTTAATTGATTCTTCTTTATCTGATGGACAGGCAGAACCCCAAGAACAGGCTATGTTTGGGAAATTCTTACAAGCCTTCGGTATTAGTGAGGCACGCTTCACGCCGTTTTTTGAAGTTATCGCGTTAAAAAACGACCGTTCTGTCTTTACTAACCAATCTAACCCAAAGAATGACCCCAGTTATCAAGTCACCTTATCTAAAGGCTAA
- a CDS encoding VWA domain-containing protein codes for MPKFDNMQTTVLAGGGNFQFSAIRPDKLGATEYTLVSIVVDVSSSVNSFKKALLDCIKSIIQGCQRSPRADNLMVRLLTFNDSRQEIHGFVPLNQIDPNSYAALQCSGATALYDACYDAIAATNTYGKTLFDQDFGVNAAVYIITDGEDNRSTVTPKMIAKQVHDISKDEFLESMITVLVGVNTANSTSSGYLQLFQTEAGLNQFVEIDAATPDKLAKLAAFVDKSIRSQSQALGTGSASQLLTF; via the coding sequence ATGCCTAAATTTGACAATATGCAAACTACGGTATTAGCAGGCGGTGGCAATTTCCAATTTTCCGCAATTCGTCCTGATAAGTTGGGCGCGACAGAATATACTTTAGTCTCTATCGTTGTAGATGTTAGCTCTAGCGTGAATAGCTTTAAAAAAGCCTTATTGGACTGTATTAAATCTATTATTCAAGGTTGTCAGCGCAGTCCACGTGCGGATAATTTGATGGTACGTTTATTAACGTTTAATGATAGTCGTCAAGAAATACATGGCTTTGTTCCGCTGAATCAGATAGACCCAAACAGTTACGCAGCCTTGCAATGTAGTGGTGCAACTGCCCTTTATGATGCGTGTTACGATGCTATTGCGGCAACCAATACCTATGGAAAAACCCTGTTTGACCAAGATTTTGGAGTGAATGCAGCCGTTTACATTATCACGGATGGTGAAGATAATCGCTCAACCGTTACGCCGAAAATGATTGCTAAACAAGTGCATGATATTAGCAAAGATGAGTTTTTAGAATCGATGATTACCGTCTTGGTTGGCGTGAATACGGCTAACAGTACGTCATCAGGATATTTACAGCTTTTTCAAACCGAAGCAGGGTTAAATCAATTTGTTGAAATTGACGCGGCAACGCCTGATAAATTAGCAAAATTGGCGGCGTTTGTAGATAAAAGCATTCGTTCACAAAGCCAAGCACTGGGTACGGGTTCAGCCTCACAACTGCTAACGTTTTAA
- a CDS encoding RDD family protein, with amino-acid sequence MSPCINPTEFFAGQPVSLARHVAVLVYESLLLFAVLFIAGLLVLPVTRGNPSIFYTLYLLLVSFGYFAWHWRKGCTLAMQAWRVKIRSVDGQRITWKQVVIRFTVAFLSIACCGLGFFWLLFDKQKRTWHDIASCTQLVHIPKSK; translated from the coding sequence ATGTCACCGTGTATAAATCCCACAGAATTTTTTGCGGGTCAACCTGTCAGTTTGGCACGTCATGTCGCCGTTCTCGTTTATGAGAGTTTGTTACTCTTTGCCGTTTTGTTTATCGCGGGCTTATTAGTGTTGCCAGTGACACGGGGTAATCCAAGCATTTTTTATACCCTTTACTTATTATTGGTGAGCTTTGGATATTTTGCTTGGCATTGGCGTAAAGGATGCACTTTAGCCATGCAAGCATGGCGAGTTAAAATACGCTCTGTAGATGGTCAACGTATTACGTGGAAACAAGTGGTTATCCGTTTTACAGTTGCATTTTTATCCATTGCTTGTTGTGGGTTAGGTTTTTTTTGGTTGTTATTTGATAAACAAAAACGCACATGGCACGACATTGCCTCTTGCACACAGTTGGTGCATATTCCAAAAAGTAAATAG
- the clpS gene encoding ATP-dependent Clp protease adapter ClpS: MANLPTPQLDDDLSVQESKPKLKRPPLYNVVLLNDDYTPMEFVVHILEVFFTMNREAATRVMLQVHTQGKGVCGTYTREIAETKVAQVNNYSRESQHPLLCTMETA; this comes from the coding sequence ATGGCAAATTTACCAACACCCCAGTTAGATGACGATCTTAGCGTTCAAGAGTCCAAACCAAAATTAAAACGTCCACCGCTTTATAATGTTGTACTGTTGAATGATGATTACACGCCAATGGAATTTGTCGTGCATATATTAGAAGTTTTTTTCACGATGAATCGGGAAGCCGCGACCCGTGTGATGTTGCAAGTCCACACGCAAGGGAAAGGCGTTTGTGGTACTTACACCCGTGAAATTGCTGAAACTAAAGTAGCCCAAGTAAATAACTACTCTCGTGAAAGTCAGCACCCCCTCCTCTGTACGATGGAGACGGCTTGA
- the clpA gene encoding ATP-dependent Clp protease ATP-binding subunit ClpA, producing the protein MLSKELEATLNAAFQNARQKRHEFMTVEHLLLALLDNSSAVQVLRACGVDMNMLRRDLSNFLEESTPKLSKKDDRDTQPTLGFQRVLQRAVFHVQSSGKKEVTGANVLVAIFGERESQAVYFLDKQNVARLDVVNFISHGISKIENNPEHTDLSPSQDEEATVEPSGSKNPLEAYTVNLNEQAIMGKIDPLIGRQNEIERTLQILCRRRKNNPLFVGEAGVGKTAIAEGLAKLITDGKVPELLLNSVIYSLDMGALLAGTKYRGDFEKRLKAVLAQLRKEPNAVLFIDEIHTIIGAGAASGGAMDASNLIKPALASGELKCIGSTTYQEYRGIFEKDRALSRRFQKIDVPEPSVEETIQILKGIKSRLEEHHDIKYASQALRAAAELSARYINDRHLPDKAIDVLDEAGAKQRLQPVSKRKKIINVADIENIVAKIARIPPKNVSLSDKDVLLNLERDLKMVVFGQNDAIGMLAAAIKMSRSGLGHQEKPIGSYLLAGPTGVGKTEVTRQLARILGIELIRFDMSEYMERHTVSRLIGAPPGYVGFDQGGLLTESINKHPHSVLLLDEIEKAHPDVFNLLLQVMDHGALTDTNGRKTDFRNVMIIMTTNAGAEQVSRSSIGFNQQDHTTDGMEAIKRLFSPEFRNRLDAIIQFKSLAEDTISSVVDKFVIELEAQLADRNVTIEVEDAARKWLAKHGYDPLMGARPMARLIKDKIKKPMAEELLFGKLEKGGHVIVKEEKDDIVLRFEADEKRLMVKEEEPADM; encoded by the coding sequence ATGTTAAGTAAGGAACTAGAGGCAACTTTAAACGCCGCCTTTCAAAACGCCCGTCAAAAGCGGCATGAGTTTATGACGGTTGAACATTTATTATTAGCCCTGCTAGACAACTCGTCTGCTGTGCAGGTATTACGCGCTTGCGGTGTCGACATGAACATGTTAAGGCGTGATTTAAGTAACTTTTTAGAAGAAAGTACGCCAAAACTGTCGAAAAAAGACGACCGTGATACTCAACCAACGTTAGGGTTTCAACGGGTTTTACAACGAGCCGTTTTTCACGTCCAATCCTCTGGTAAAAAAGAGGTGACAGGCGCAAATGTGTTAGTGGCTATCTTTGGTGAGCGTGAATCACAAGCTGTTTATTTCCTAGATAAACAAAATGTTGCCCGCTTAGATGTCGTGAATTTTATTTCTCACGGCATTTCTAAAATTGAAAACAACCCCGAACATACGGATTTATCCCCTTCACAAGATGAAGAAGCAACGGTTGAACCTTCAGGCAGTAAAAATCCGTTAGAAGCCTATACCGTAAATTTGAATGAACAAGCCATCATGGGCAAGATTGACCCCTTGATTGGACGGCAAAATGAAATCGAACGCACGTTACAAATTTTGTGCAGACGACGGAAAAATAACCCCTTATTTGTTGGGGAAGCAGGTGTCGGCAAAACGGCCATTGCAGAAGGATTAGCTAAATTAATCACCGATGGTAAAGTACCAGAATTGCTTTTAAATAGCGTTATTTATTCGCTAGATATGGGCGCATTGTTGGCAGGAACTAAATATCGTGGTGATTTTGAGAAACGCTTAAAAGCCGTTTTAGCACAACTCCGTAAAGAACCCAATGCAGTGTTATTTATTGATGAAATTCATACCATTATTGGTGCAGGTGCTGCATCGGGTGGGGCAATGGATGCGTCTAATTTAATTAAACCTGCGTTAGCCTCTGGTGAGTTAAAATGTATTGGTTCAACCACTTATCAAGAATATCGTGGTATTTTTGAGAAAGATCGTGCATTGTCACGTCGTTTCCAAAAAATTGACGTGCCAGAACCCTCTGTAGAAGAAACGATTCAAATTCTAAAGGGCATCAAATCACGCCTTGAAGAACACCACGATATTAAATACGCCAGCCAAGCCCTACGTGCAGCCGCAGAACTTTCTGCACGTTATATTAACGACCGTCATCTGCCTGATAAAGCCATTGATGTGTTGGATGAGGCAGGCGCGAAACAACGGTTACAACCTGTTTCTAAACGCAAAAAGATTATTAATGTTGCGGATATTGAAAATATCGTGGCAAAAATTGCCCGTATTCCACCGAAAAACGTTTCCCTGTCCGACAAAGATGTTTTGTTGAATTTGGAACGTGATTTGAAAATGGTTGTTTTTGGACAAAATGATGCAATTGGTATGCTTGCCGCCGCTATCAAAATGTCACGTTCTGGCTTAGGACATCAAGAAAAGCCGATAGGTTCATACTTGCTTGCAGGCCCTACAGGGGTGGGTAAAACGGAAGTAACACGCCAATTAGCCCGTATTCTTGGCATAGAATTGATACGTTTTGATATGTCTGAATACATGGAACGCCACACAGTATCACGCTTGATTGGCGCGCCGCCCGGTTATGTGGGATTTGACCAAGGTGGTTTATTAACAGAATCCATTAATAAACATCCGCATTCTGTGTTATTACTGGACGAAATTGAAAAAGCCCATCCTGATGTGTTTAATCTGTTACTCCAAGTGATGGATCATGGCGCATTGACCGATACAAATGGGCGCAAGACAGATTTTCGTAACGTAATGATTATCATGACAACTAATGCAGGGGCGGAACAAGTCAGCCGTTCTTCTATTGGTTTCAATCAGCAAGACCATACGACAGATGGAATGGAGGCGATTAAACGCTTATTCAGTCCTGAATTTCGTAACCGTTTGGATGCTATTATCCAGTTTAAGTCCTTAGCAGAAGATACGATTAGTAGCGTGGTTGATAAGTTTGTTATTGAGTTAGAAGCGCAATTAGCTGATAGAAACGTGACGATTGAAGTTGAAGATGCGGCGCGTAAATGGTTGGCAAAACATGGTTATGACCCCTTAATGGGCGCGCGTCCAATGGCTCGCTTGATTAAAGATAAAATCAAGAAACCCATGGCAGAAGAATTGCTATTTGGTAAGCTAGAGAAAGGCGGACATGTGATTGTGAAAGAAGAAAAAGACGATATTGTCTTACGCTTTGAAGCGGATGAAAAACGCTTGATGGTGAAAGAAGAAGAACCAGCAGATATGTAA
- a CDS encoding undecaprenyl-diphosphate phosphatase yields MELSHIIILAVIQGLTEFLPISSSAHLVFIPQLLGWKDQGLAFDVAVHVGTLTAILWYFRHDLRPLLVAWWQSCLTRQLTDESRLVWGVGLGTIPVALIGLIMSVLDVDEALRTTLIIAITTIIFGLLLGYADKTGTHRRTEYQLTWRDIAIIGIAQAIAVIPGVSRSGITMTAALLVGLNRTASARFSFLLSIPIIILAGGMETLKLLKQADQLVWLDMGLGVLFSAISAYLCIRLFMGLLEKMGMMPFVIYRLVLGAFLLIWISQ; encoded by the coding sequence TTGGAACTTTCACATATTATCATCTTGGCTGTTATACAAGGGCTAACAGAGTTTTTGCCTATTTCTAGCTCGGCGCATTTGGTTTTTATTCCGCAATTATTGGGTTGGAAAGACCAAGGATTAGCTTTTGATGTTGCCGTGCATGTTGGGACGCTGACCGCCATTTTATGGTATTTTCGCCATGATTTACGCCCCTTATTGGTCGCGTGGTGGCAATCATGTCTAACACGTCAATTAACGGATGAGAGTCGTCTGGTATGGGGCGTAGGATTAGGAACAATACCTGTCGCATTAATTGGTTTAATTATGTCGGTATTAGATGTAGATGAAGCACTGCGCACAACTTTAATTATTGCTATTACAACAATTATATTCGGTTTATTATTGGGTTATGCAGATAAAACAGGAACACATCGGCGGACAGAATATCAATTAACATGGCGTGATATTGCGATTATTGGGATTGCTCAGGCAATAGCCGTTATTCCCGGTGTGTCGCGTTCAGGTATTACAATGACGGCTGCATTATTGGTGGGGTTAAATCGCACTGCTTCAGCTCGATTTTCTTTTCTATTATCTATCCCGATTATTATTTTGGCGGGGGGAATGGAAACATTGAAATTATTAAAACAGGCTGACCAATTAGTTTGGTTAGATATGGGGTTAGGTGTTTTATTTTCTGCAATAAGTGCGTATTTATGTATTCGCTTATTTATGGGGTTATTAGAAAAAATGGGAATGATGCCATTCGTTATTTACCGTTTGGTATTGGGTGCTTTTTTATTGATATGGATATCACAGTAA